One window of Camelina sativa cultivar DH55 chromosome 4, Cs, whole genome shotgun sequence genomic DNA carries:
- the LOC104783172 gene encoding cytochrome P450 86A8-like isoform X1: MDISTALMILTAITAYLLWLTFISRCLKGPRVWPILGSLPGLIENCERMHDWISDNLRACSGTYQTCICAIPFLAKKQGLVTVTCDPRNLEHILKNRFDNYPKGPTWQAVFHDLLGQGIFNSDGDTWLFQRKTAALEFTTRTLRQAMARWVNRAIKLRFLPILETSRLASEPIDLQDLLLRLTFDNICGLTFGKDPRTCAPGLPVNTFAVAFDRATEASLQRFILPEILWKFKRWLRLGLEVSLTRSLVQVDNYLSEIITTRKQDLMTQHSDGKQHDDLLSRFIKKKESYSDEILQRVALNFILAGRDTSSVALSWFFWLITQHPTIEYKILREICAVLIETRGDDVASWTDEPLSCEELDRLVYLKAALSETLRLYPSVPEDSKRAVKDDVLPDGTFVPAGSSVTYSIYSAGRMKSTWGEDCMEFKPERWISQSDGGRFINHDPFKFVAFNAGPRICLGKDLAYLQMKSIAAAVLLRHRLTVVAGHKVEQKMSLTLFMKYGLVVNVHERDLTGIAAELREEKTANVNDDGVGNGVSR; encoded by the exons ATGGATATATCCACTGCTCTAATGATTCTTACAGCCATCACGGCGTATTTGTTATGGCTCACATTCATATCTCGTTGTCTTAAAGGTCCACGTGTTTGGCCTATATTGGGTAGTCTCCCTGGTCTCATAGAGAATTGTGAGCGAATGCACGACTGGATCTCCGACAACCTCCGTGCTTGCTCCGGTACGTATCAGACATGCATCTGCGCCATTCCGTTTCTAGCCAAGAAACAAGGTCTCGTGACGGTCACTTGCGATCCAAGAAACCTCGAGCATATTCTCAAGAACCGCTTTGATAATTACCCTAAAGGTCCAACGTGGCAAGCCGTTTTCCATGACCTTCTCGGTCAAGGAATCTTCAACTCCGACGGTGACACGTGGCTTTTCCAGCGTAAGACCGCCGCCTTGGAGTTCACCACGAGGACTCTCCGTCAAGCAATGGCTCGTTGGGTTAACCGGGCGATCAAGCTTCGGTTTTTACCTATTCTTGAAACGTCTCGGCTCGCCTCTGAGCCGATTGATCTTCAAGATTTGCTACTTCGGCTTACGTTTGATAACATATGCGGCTTGACTTTCGGGAAAGATCCGCGGACTTGCGCACCAGGTCTTCCGGTGAACACATTCGCGGTGGCTTTCGATCGAGCCACGGAGGCTTCACTACAAAGGTTTATATTGCCGGAGATTTTATGGAAGTTCAAGAGATGGCTCCGTCTCGGCTTAGAAGTCAGCTTGACCCGAAGCTTGGTCCAGGTGGATAATTATTTGTCTGAGATTATCACGACACGTAAGCAAGATTTGATGACTCAGCACAGTGACGGGAAACAACACGACGACCTCTTGTCGCGTTTCatcaagaagaaggaatctTACTCCGACGAGATCCTCCAGCGCGTGGCGCTCAACTTCATCCTAGCTGGACGTGACACGTCATCAGTCGCGCTGAGCTGGTTTTTCTGGTTGATTACGCAGCACCCGACCATAGAGTACAAAATCCTCCGCGAGATCTGCGCCGTTCTGATCGAGACACGTGGCGATGACGTGGCGTCATGGACGGACGAGCCGTTGTCGTGTGAGGAGCTTGATCGTTTGGTTTATCTAAAAGCGGCGTTATCGGAGACGCTGAG GCTTTACCCATCGGTGCCGGAGGATTCAAAACGCGCCGTGAAGGACGATGTGTTGCCGGACGGGACGTTCGTGCCGGCGGGATCTTCGGTTACGTATTCGATCTACTCGGCGGGGAGGATGAAATCGACTTGGGGTGAAGATTGTATGGAATTCAAACCGGAGAGGTGGATCTCGCAATCGGACGGTGGGAGGTTTATCAATCACGATCCGTTTAAATTCGTGGCGTTCAACGCTGGCCCTAGGATCTGTCTGGGTAAGGATCTGGCTTATCTGCAAATGAAATCAATAGCGGCGGCGGTTTTGCTCCGCCACCGTCTGACGGTGGTAGCGGGGCATAAAGTGGAACAGAAGATGTCGTTAACTCTTTTCATGAAGTACGGTCTTGTAGTTAACGTCCACGAACGGGATTTAACGGGGATCGCGGCGGAGCTACGAGAGGAAAAGACAGCTAACGTCAATGACGACGGGGTCGGTAACGGCGTTTCAAGGTAG
- the LOC104783172 gene encoding cytochrome P450 86A8-like isoform X2: MDISTALMILTAITAYLLWLTFISRCLKGPRVWPILGSLPGLIENCERMHDWISDNLRACSGTYQTCICAIPFLAKKQGLVTVTCDPRNLEHILKNRFDNYPKGPTWQAVFHDLLGQGIFNSDGDTWLFQRKTAALEFTTRTLRQAMARWVNRAIKLRFLPILETSRLASEPIDLQDLLLRLTFDNICGLTFGKDPRTCAPGLPVNTFAVAFDRATEASLQRFILPEILWKFKRWLRLGLEVSLTRSLVQVDNYLSEIITTRKQDLMTQHSDGKQHDDLLSRFIKKKESYSDEILQRVALNFILAGRDTSSVALSWFFWLITQHPTIEYKILREICAVLIETRGDDVASWTDEPLSCEELDRLVYLKAALSETLRLYPSVPEDSKRAVKDDVLPDGTFVPAGSSVTYSIYSAGRMKSTWGEDCMEFKPERWISQSDGGRFINHDPFKFVAFNAGPRICLGKDLAYLQMKSIAAAVLLRHRLTVVAGHKVEQKMSLTLFMKYGLVVNVHERDLTGIAAELREEKTANVNDDGVGNGVSR, encoded by the exons ATGGATATATC CACTGCTCTAATGATTCTTACAGCCATCACGGCGTATTTGTTATGGCTCACATTCATATCTCGTTGTCTTAAAGGTCCACGTGTTTGGCCTATATTGGGTAGTCTCCCTGGTCTCATAGAGAATTGTGAGCGAATGCACGACTGGATCTCCGACAACCTCCGTGCTTGCTCCGGTACGTATCAGACATGCATCTGCGCCATTCCGTTTCTAGCCAAGAAACAAGGTCTCGTGACGGTCACTTGCGATCCAAGAAACCTCGAGCATATTCTCAAGAACCGCTTTGATAATTACCCTAAAGGTCCAACGTGGCAAGCCGTTTTCCATGACCTTCTCGGTCAAGGAATCTTCAACTCCGACGGTGACACGTGGCTTTTCCAGCGTAAGACCGCCGCCTTGGAGTTCACCACGAGGACTCTCCGTCAAGCAATGGCTCGTTGGGTTAACCGGGCGATCAAGCTTCGGTTTTTACCTATTCTTGAAACGTCTCGGCTCGCCTCTGAGCCGATTGATCTTCAAGATTTGCTACTTCGGCTTACGTTTGATAACATATGCGGCTTGACTTTCGGGAAAGATCCGCGGACTTGCGCACCAGGTCTTCCGGTGAACACATTCGCGGTGGCTTTCGATCGAGCCACGGAGGCTTCACTACAAAGGTTTATATTGCCGGAGATTTTATGGAAGTTCAAGAGATGGCTCCGTCTCGGCTTAGAAGTCAGCTTGACCCGAAGCTTGGTCCAGGTGGATAATTATTTGTCTGAGATTATCACGACACGTAAGCAAGATTTGATGACTCAGCACAGTGACGGGAAACAACACGACGACCTCTTGTCGCGTTTCatcaagaagaaggaatctTACTCCGACGAGATCCTCCAGCGCGTGGCGCTCAACTTCATCCTAGCTGGACGTGACACGTCATCAGTCGCGCTGAGCTGGTTTTTCTGGTTGATTACGCAGCACCCGACCATAGAGTACAAAATCCTCCGCGAGATCTGCGCCGTTCTGATCGAGACACGTGGCGATGACGTGGCGTCATGGACGGACGAGCCGTTGTCGTGTGAGGAGCTTGATCGTTTGGTTTATCTAAAAGCGGCGTTATCGGAGACGCTGAGGCTTTACCCATCGGTGCCGGAGGATTCAAAACGCGCCGTGAAGGACGATGTGTTGCCGGACGGGACGTTCGTGCCGGCGGGATCTTCGGTTACGTATTCGATCTACTCGGCGGGGAGGATGAAATCGACTTGGGGTGAAGATTGTATGGAATTCAAACCGGAGAGGTGGATCTCGCAATCGGACGGTGGGAGGTTTATCAATCACGATCCGTTTAAATTCGTGGCGTTCAACGCTGGCCCTAGGATCTGTCTGGGTAAGGATCTGGCTTATCTGCAAATGAAATCAATAGCGGCGGCGGTTTTGCTCCGCCACCGTCTGACGGTGGTAGCGGGGCATAAAGTGGAACAGAAGATGTCGTTAACTCTTTTCATGAAGTACGGTCTTGTAGTTAACGTCCACGAACGGGATTTAACGGGGATCGCGGCGGAGCTACGAGAGGAAAAGACAGCTAACGTCAATGACGACGGGGTCGGTAACGGCGTTTCAAGGTAG